The region GAATTGTTGGCAGTAGTGTTATTAAAAAAAACATCGTTTCCAGCGCCTTTGTAACTAATAGACACATTTTTGTTAATTGCCCCTTTTGTTGCAGATATAATGGGCTGTTCAGTTTCTGAAATAATCTTTTCACTGTAAATAACCGTTCCATTTTGTAAAGGGTTGCTGCCTAATGTAGGTTCAATACTAATGTTTTTTAAGGCAGATTGATTTGTAGATGAAGCTAACGCATTTACTTTTACCTGAAAACCACCAGTACTATATATGGTTAAATGGTCTTTTTGAAGCGAGACGACTCCGTTTTCGTAATCGTTAAGTGTTGAATAGTTTAAGTTAACTTCTTTTTGAGATGGATTTATTACTAATGTTTGTATAGGGTATAAGTTTACATTTAAAGTAACTTGGTTTTGTGCAACCAATTTGTTGCAAAATAAAAGAACCGCTGTTGCAAAAAGTGTAATTTTAAATGACATGTATCTTTAAATAAATCCTTGTTAATAAAGGAATAGTTAAAAATACAAAAAAATAAGTTTAAAAAAGGTAATTTTAATATCAACTTTTTTTAAACTTATTTTAAATTTTTATAATATGTTAAGAAATTGTGATGAGATCTTCTCTTAAAGCCCGTGGACTTTTTAAAGTGTGCTTTTTTATAAAGGTACTAAAATTTGCTTCGTCGTTAAAACCTAATTTATAAGCAATTTCTGCCACAGTTAAATGCGTATGCTTTAACATGCGAATGCTTTCGTTTACCATTTTATCAATAATTACTTGCTTGGCACTTTTACCTAATACCGATTCGGTCATATCGCTCAAGCGGCGTGGAGTAATATTAAGTAAATCAGCATAAAAACTAACTTGTTTCTCGTTCTGATAGTTTTTCTGTAATAAAACTCTAAATCTGTTTACGGTGTCTAAGTAAGTAAATTTACGGGTGTCGTTTTCTATACATGCACTTTCATCCACATAAAATAGTCCGTCTAATAAAATAGCTTCAATGCAGTTATGTGCTACTGATATATACAAACCGTTGTTATTTTTGGTTTTATATAGTGCCAATCTATCAATAATTAGTTTTATAATTTCATCGATAGGGATTGATCCCATTGTACTAACAATTTTAGACTGTGGGTCGTAAAATAAATTTGAGTTTAACAATAATGAATCATGAGCCGATTTTTCAAAAAAAGCATCGGTGAATGCTAAAATATATACAGCACCATCATTTGCACAATTTTTATCGCAAACCACTTTTTTTTCTGGCGCAATAAAAGTTAAGCTTCCTTTTTTAAGGTTATAGGTTACATTTTCAACTACGAAAACGGTATCTACAGTTGCAATAAAAATACAATAATACTCTAAGGTGCAAAATGCGTGGTTGTTGTTGTTGCGTTCTATTAATTTGTTAAGCGGGTTAACACTAAAGCCATTTACGCTTAGTTCATTTGTTACTTTATACATTACTTTTGGTTATTAAAAATGTAGGTTTTTCATAAATATCCAATAAATATATTGTATTAACCCTTAATAAACAAGCAACATAAATGTGTTGTTGCGAAAATTAACATATAATTTACAAAAAAAACATGTTTTGTGTATAAATTGAATTTTTTAGGCCACTCGCATACCTAATATTTTCAATCCGAATTCTTTATCATCTAAAAGAGCAATTTTTGGTAAAAAAGCCCATTCTTCAAACCCTAACGCTGAAAATAATTTTAAACTAGGTTGGTTGTGCTCAAAAATAAAGCCCAATAAAGTTTTTACACCTAATAATGGTGCCGTGCTAATGCAATAATTTAAAATGTGTTTCCCAAAGCCTTTGTTTCTGTATTGTTCATGTAAGTAAATACTAATTTCGGCAGTTGCATTATACGCTGGTCTACCGTAAAACGATTGAAAACTTACCCAGCCAACAATTTCATGATTGCTTTTTACCAACCAAAGCGGTCGGTTGGTTGTATTGTGCTTGTTAAACCAATCCATTTTACTTTCAACAGTAACTGGTTCGGTATCAGCTGTAACTAGGCGCGTTGCTACGGTGGAGTTATAAATTGCTACAATTTCGGGTAAATTGTGAATGGTAGCGTGTTCAAAAGTTAAGTTTTGCATTATTCTGCTTGGTTTTTATTGTTTTTTTGTAGTTGGTCTACCGTTTCACTTAATGCCAGTTGATACCATTTTTCCATTAAAGGAAAGACTAATTTAGCTGTATTTTCTATTGGTCTATAAAAAATAGATTCATCTAATTTTTCTTTAGAAACAATTAAGTGATTGTAATTAATTTTTTGAAATACGTTGAACAAAACCGAAAGGATACAAATCATTTTTAAACCTTCAAAAAAGGCGCCAAACAATTTATTTACAAACCCTAATGCTAAACCTTGTGCAATTTTAGT is a window of Myroides sp. JBRI-B21084 DNA encoding:
- a CDS encoding helix-turn-helix domain-containing protein, whose protein sequence is MYKVTNELSVNGFSVNPLNKLIERNNNNHAFCTLEYYCIFIATVDTVFVVENVTYNLKKGSLTFIAPEKKVVCDKNCANDGAVYILAFTDAFFEKSAHDSLLLNSNLFYDPQSKIVSTMGSIPIDEIIKLIIDRLALYKTKNNNGLYISVAHNCIEAILLDGLFYVDESACIENDTRKFTYLDTVNRFRVLLQKNYQNEKQVSFYADLLNITPRRLSDMTESVLGKSAKQVIIDKMVNESIRMLKHTHLTVAEIAYKLGFNDEANFSTFIKKHTLKSPRALREDLITIS
- a CDS encoding GNAT family N-acetyltransferase, giving the protein MQNLTFEHATIHNLPEIVAIYNSTVATRLVTADTEPVTVESKMDWFNKHNTTNRPLWLVKSNHEIVGWVSFQSFYGRPAYNATAEISIYLHEQYRNKGFGKHILNYCISTAPLLGVKTLLGFIFEHNQPSLKLFSALGFEEWAFLPKIALLDDKEFGLKILGMRVA
- a CDS encoding CvpA family protein, whose translation is MYILDLIIAVLLAYALFKGLKNGFIASVVSFVALIVGVYIALRFSFFMRDFLAINTSWNPKTVTITAFIGTFLLVLIILFFLGKTLTKIAQGLALGFVNKLFGAFFEGLKMICILSVLFNVFQKINYNHLIVSKEKLDESIFYRPIENTAKLVFPLMEKWYQLALSETVDQLQKNNKNQAE